Genomic DNA from Paenibacillus borealis:
TACTTGTAGCTTCGTTTAAGTCAGCTTGTGTTAATGAATTCCTGTAACAATCTTTTAGCCTTTGTTCCTCATTGTTCATTCCGCCATGCCAAACGGGACCCACGGTATGGATAACCAAACGGCTCCTCAAATTCCCTCCTGTTGTGACTACTGCTTCTCCAACTGCACAGCCACCCTGTTGATTGCGGATCTTCATGCACTCTTCTAATATTGCTTTTCCCCCGGCTCTATGGATAGCACCGTCTACGCCGCCTCCACCCATCAGACTAGTGTTGGCAGCATTGACTATCGCATCTGCTTCAGTTTTAGTTATATCTCCCCGGATCAACTGAACGATTGAGTCTTTCATCATAACTTCCATGAATAACCTCCACTAGTACTTCGTAAATAACACCATATGTAGAGTATTCGCGGTATTATTGAGCTATCCTGCCAGTTAGTTAATACCAAAGACAGCCTGTCATTTACTTGTCTAAATGCATAAAGCCGCCCTTAATGTTTTAAGGACGGCTTATGATACCACTAGATTTAACTTTCAGGGTCCATGCTAGACGTTTACTTTCATTTTGTGTAAGCAGCTTCTATCTCCTTCAAATTCTCGTCGGAGATGGTCTGGTAAGCCCCTTCTTGCCGGGGGAATTCCAGGCTTGCAATGATATCGGCCTTGAATGTCACACCTCCGCCACCGTCTGCTGCCGTGATCGGCGATGGCAATATCTTGATCAGAACCAATCCTGTTGTATATCCTTCCTGCTTCCGGACAATGCGGATCCAAGAGGCTCCGATGTCTGCGGGTTGCACCTGAGAATCCCCGAAGAATGGGTTCCAGTAGAAACGCTCTCCCGCTTTCTTGCTGTTCCCTCCCTTGCTCATCCTTTCGAGTTTCCCCTCAGACTTTACGCATAAGTAACCCGTATCGCCAGAAATTTCATACATAACTTCATCGCTGCCTCGGAGTTCAACTGGAATGCCCGGGGTGATACTGATCGCGAGTGACCAACCTTCATTCCAGGGCATGGAGATCATTTCATCCGCAGGTACGCTTACAGACTTTGGCTTTGCTTCTTCTTTGGTCTTCAGTGCGCACCCGGCAACAATCAGTAACAATCCAAGACCTGAACAGATGAACAGCCGTCTTAGACGGATGGCTTTGCTTGCTTTAATAATCCAGCCCCCCTGTATGAGATCAGAGTGAAATAGTCTTCAATTATAGAAGCCTATTTGTCTTGCTGCACTTCAAATTTTTAGCTATTTTACTAAGTTATCCAGAAATCTTACTTCCAGATTTTTACTTGGTTTATTATAACATTTTTATTTTTAAATTCCCTCTACTCACGAAATCTGCAAAATTTCTATCTGTAATCTATTCGCGAAACATACCTTACTGCGCCAACCCATTTCACTTCATATTACAACTACGCTGCTGGTTTGCTTTTATTGCTCAAGCAATCGCAAAAAGTCCCGATGAGTTAAGACATCATCGGGACTTTTATGTCAATATTAAATGGGCCTATTCAACTTCTAGGACCAACTATTTTGATAAACCTTACTCCACAGTTACACTCTTAGCCAAGTTTCTTGGCTTATCAACATCATGACCCAGAGCCAATGACGCGTAGTAGGCCAGCAACTGCAGCGAAACTACGGACAAAGTAGCGGTCAGCAGCGGCAGAGTCTGAGGAATCACGAACACCTGGTCAACGGATCTGAGCAGATCGTCTTTGTGCTCTTCATGAGTGATCGCCAGGACATGTGCGCCGCGGGCTTTCACTTCTTTGATGTTGCTGACGGTCTTCTCAAGCACGGATTCCTGGGTTGCCAGGGCAATAACAGGAACGCCTTCTTCGATCAGCGCCAGTGTACCATGCTTCAGTTCACCCGCAGCATAAGCTTCTGAGTGAATATAAGAGATCTCCTTCAGCTTCAGCGATCCTTCTTGGGCTACTGCGTAATCTACGCCGCGGCCGATGAAGAAGAGGTGCTTATGCTCAGCGATTTGTTCAGCATAGGCTTTGATCGCTTCTTTCTGAGCCAGGATTACTTCTACTTGCTCAGGCAGGGACTGCATAGCTGCGAGAATCTTAGCCACTTCAGGTTCAGACTGCGTGCCGCGTACTTCAGCCAGGTACAGACCCAGCAAAGTGAATGCGATCAGCTGGGAAGTGTATGCTTTGGTTGATGCTACAGCGATTTCCGGACCAGCCAGAGTTACAAGTACACTGTTGGCTTCCCGGGCAATGGAGCTGCCTACTACGTTAGTGATCGCCAGAACATGCGCTCCGTTGGCTTGACCTTCGCGAAGAGCAGCCAGTGTATCTGCAGTTTCACCGGATTGGCTGACTACGATAACCAGTGTTTCCGGAGTCACGATTGGCGCACGGTAACGGTATTCGGAAGCAATGTCATTCTCTACCGGAATACGTACCAGGGACTCAATCAGGTTACGTCCTACGAGACCAGCATTATAAGCAGTACCGCAAGCGACGATCTGAATGTTGCGGATGTTCTTGATTTGTTCTTCTGTCAGGTTAAGCTCAGGCAGAATGACTTTGTTGCCTGCAGCATTCATGCGTCCGCGCATGGTATCGCGGTAAGCCTTTGGCTGCTCGTGGATTTCTTTCAGCATGAAGTGCTCATAACCGCCTTTTTCTGCGGTAACAGCATCCCAATCGACAGTAATCATTTCCCGAGAAATATAGTTGCCCTCAATCGTCATCAATTCGACAGCATCCCGTGTCAATACAGCCATTTCGCCGTCGTTCAGAATATATACGTTGCGGGTGTATTCCAGCAGTGCAGGAATATCAGACCCGATAAAGTTTTCGCCTTCTCCAATACCGATAATCAGCGGGCTGGCTTGACGTACAGCTACCAGTTTATCCGGTTCATATTCAGTCAGAACACCCAGTGCGAACGCTCCGCGCATGTAAGTGATCGCTTTTTGCACAGCCTTCACGATATCCCCATTGTATTCACGCGCAATCAGATGAGAGATAACTTCGGTATCTGTTTCGGAAGAGAAATTAGCTCCTCCGGCAATCAGTTCTTCCTTGAGATCCAGATAGTTCTCAACAATCCCGTTATGAACTACTGAGAATT
This window encodes:
- a CDS encoding O-acetyl-ADP-ribose deacetylase, with the protein product MEVMMKDSIVQLIRGDITKTEADAIVNAANTSLMGGGGVDGAIHRAGGKAILEECMKIRNQQGGCAVGEAVVTTGGNLRSRLVIHTVGPVWHGGMNNEEQRLKDCYRNSLTQADLNEATSIAFPNISTGIYKYPKSLASYIAVEEVSKYLLNKETKIKKVVFVCFDEENLELYKNELKKY
- the glmS gene encoding glutamine--fructose-6-phosphate transaminase (isomerizing), with product MCGIVGYIGNQNSQGILVEGLKKLEYRGYDSAGIAVFTKEGLQVVKAQGRMANLESRLEATPLTGSAGIGHTRWATHGKPSDENSHPHTDNTHKFSVVHNGIVENYLDLKEELIAGGANFSSETDTEVISHLIAREYNGDIVKAVQKAITYMRGAFALGVLTEYEPDKLVAVRQASPLIIGIGEGENFIGSDIPALLEYTRNVYILNDGEMAVLTRDAVELMTIEGNYISREMITVDWDAVTAEKGGYEHFMLKEIHEQPKAYRDTMRGRMNAAGNKVILPELNLTEEQIKNIRNIQIVACGTAYNAGLVGRNLIESLVRIPVENDIASEYRYRAPIVTPETLVIVVSQSGETADTLAALREGQANGAHVLAITNVVGSSIAREANSVLVTLAGPEIAVASTKAYTSQLIAFTLLGLYLAEVRGTQSEPEVAKILAAMQSLPEQVEVILAQKEAIKAYAEQIAEHKHLFFIGRGVDYAVAQEGSLKLKEISYIHSEAYAAGELKHGTLALIEEGVPVIALATQESVLEKTVSNIKEVKARGAHVLAITHEEHKDDLLRSVDQVFVIPQTLPLLTATLSVVSLQLLAYYASLALGHDVDKPRNLAKSVTVE